From the Candidatus Thermoplasmatota archaeon genome, one window contains:
- a CDS encoding DNA-3-methyladenine glycosylase, which produces MEKTSFELVPTAPYDFDLQWKFYYSSREPQPEIYKDGIWRRAFKIGDRLVPITVTSDGTVEKPKLRVNVFSKLNTKEKKDISNKITDIFRLKDDLKELYNFMDKDKILLGIESKLYGLRPPGIGESIFEGAIRVIIQQQISLRVAYVMTGALVRRFGEKVEINGEGYYDFPSPQVLANANETELRRCKLSHQKAKYIKELALKVANGYDLEKIREMNNNEAIEELMKFKGIGMWSAELILITTLGRMNLCVPDDLGARKAVSHFYFDRRLQSGDVVRKFTERWGKFKGWIIYYLICAYNMENRKEA; this is translated from the coding sequence ATGGAAAAAACTTCATTTGAACTCGTACCAACCGCACCATATGATTTTGATTTACAATGGAAATTTTATTATTCCTCTAGGGAGCCGCAGCCAGAGATTTATAAAGATGGCATCTGGAGACGGGCTTTCAAAATTGGAGATAGGTTAGTTCCAATAACGGTTACTTCTGATGGCACGGTAGAAAAGCCAAAATTGAGGGTCAACGTATTCTCCAAACTTAATACGAAAGAGAAGAAGGATATATCGAATAAAATCACGGATATTTTTAGATTAAAGGACGATCTCAAAGAATTATATAATTTTATGGACAAAGATAAGATACTCCTTGGAATAGAAAGCAAACTTTACGGTCTAAGACCGCCGGGAATCGGGGAGAGTATATTTGAAGGAGCGATCAGAGTAATAATTCAACAACAGATTTCTTTACGGGTTGCCTATGTGATGACTGGGGCATTGGTCAGGAGATTTGGAGAGAAAGTAGAAATTAACGGAGAGGGATATTACGATTTTCCTTCACCACAAGTATTGGCAAATGCCAATGAAACTGAATTGAGGAGGTGTAAATTATCCCATCAGAAAGCCAAATACATTAAAGAACTCGCATTGAAAGTCGCCAATGGATATGATTTGGAGAAAATCAGAGAGATGAATAATAATGAAGCAATCGAAGAATTGATGAAATTTAAAGGAATTGGTATGTGGAGCGCCGAATTGATATTGATAACGACATTGGGAAGAATGAATCTCTGCGTTCCCGACGACCTCGGAGCCAGAAAGGCGGTTTCACACTTCTACTTTGATAGGAGACTTCAATCCGGAGATGTCGTTAGAAAATTCACAGAAAGATGGGGTAAGTTCAAGGGCTGGATAATTTATTATTTAATTTGTGCTTATAATATGGAAAATAGAAAGGAGGCGTGA
- the nth gene encoding endonuclease III has product METKLQRIVKILSEKYKINEWWGKYTPFETLVSIILSQRTYWKNVKTATERFGKRFSGIEDVTKANIKEIEEVIKPAGLYRMKAPRIKNIAEYLVEKYGGKLDKILNLPYAKAKRKLISIKGIGPKTADVFLIAIKGEQVLPVDVHIFRIIKRLGITDNKDDYESLRAKLEAEVPPNQRMKTHLILIEFGRQICRAQNPKCEECPIKRYCGIRKT; this is encoded by the coding sequence ATGGAAACAAAGCTTCAAAGAATAGTGAAAATTCTATCAGAGAAATACAAAATCAACGAGTGGTGGGGAAAATATACCCCTTTTGAGACCTTGGTTAGTATAATCTTGTCTCAGCGAACATATTGGAAAAATGTGAAAACTGCCACCGAAAGATTTGGCAAGAGGTTTAGTGGTATTGAAGATGTAACAAAGGCAAATATAAAAGAAATAGAGGAAGTTATTAAGCCCGCTGGTTTGTATCGTATGAAAGCTCCGAGAATTAAAAACATCGCCGAATATTTAGTTGAAAAATACGGTGGCAAGTTAGATAAAATATTGAATCTTCCCTATGCTAAAGCCAAGAGAAAACTGATATCAATAAAGGGGATTGGACCAAAAACCGCTGATGTATTTTTAATAGCAATTAAGGGAGAACAAGTTTTACCGGTCGATGTTCACATTTTTAGGATAATAAAAAGATTGGGAATAACTGACAACAAGGATGATTACGAAAGTTTGAGGGCAAAACTCGAAGCAGAGGTACCACCCAACCAGAGAATGAAGACTCATTTGATATTAATAGAATTCGGAAGACAGATTTGCAGAGCACAAAATCCCAAATGTGAAGAATGTCCAATCAAAAGATATTGCGGGATTAGAAAAACATGA
- a CDS encoding ribbon-helix-helix domain-containing protein: MAQVQVRIPENLLEKVDEWIEEGRFKSRSDAIRIVLSQYEGREKTREFYKLLTERSREAKEHPENLVLLE, translated from the coding sequence ATGGCTCAGGTGCAGGTGAGAATCCCGGAGAATTTGCTTGAGAAGGTAGACGAATGGATTGAAGAGGGAAGGTTTAAAAGTCGGAGCGATGCGATAAGGATTGTTTTGAGTCAATATGAAGGACGGGAAAAAACTCGAGAATTTTATAAATTATTGACCGAGAGAAGTAGAGAAGCTAAGGAACATCCTGAAAACTTGGTTTTATTGGAGTAG
- a CDS encoding type II toxin-antitoxin system RelE/ParE family toxin, with protein sequence MGYQVLLHPRANAFLESIEGELKNRIRKKLHALNSNPEKGEKLKYSDFWRLRIGDYRAVYEIDHNNNRVIILFIGHRREVYDDFSRLF encoded by the coding sequence ATGGGTTATCAGGTATTACTTCATCCGAGAGCCAATGCCTTCCTTGAGAGTATTGAAGGTGAGCTAAAAAATAGAATAAGAAAAAAGCTTCACGCCCTGAATTCCAACCCAGAAAAAGGAGAGAAACTGAAGTACTCGGATTTCTGGCGATTGAGAATAGGGGATTATCGTGCAGTTTATGAAATAGATCACAATAATAATCGGGTAATAATACTATTTATTGGACATAGGAGAGAGGTTTATGATGATTTCTCAAGGTTGTTTTGA
- a CDS encoding biotin transporter BioY — MSFVEVYKTKRYHLFKRINEAGFVCKLSMAFLFACLTGVGAMIRIYLPFTPVPLTLQVFFVLLSGVVLGKYYGGLSQAVYAGFGLLGVPWFTSPSALFGVTGGYIIGFIFASMAVGWVNEKMKIKRLPYAFIPMLLGVGIIYAFGSLQFSLVMHTSMYETMMMAVVPFIALDTIKAFGASLATFIIMPEK; from the coding sequence ATGTCTTTCGTTGAAGTTTACAAAACAAAAAGATATCATCTCTTTAAGAGAATCAATGAGGCGGGCTTTGTTTGCAAGCTTTCCATGGCTTTCCTTTTTGCATGTTTAACAGGCGTCGGGGCAATGATAAGAATTTATCTCCCATTTACTCCCGTTCCACTCACCCTGCAGGTATTTTTTGTATTGCTCAGCGGCGTTGTACTCGGAAAATATTATGGAGGGCTGAGCCAGGCCGTCTATGCAGGTTTTGGGTTACTTGGCGTTCCATGGTTTACTTCTCCATCTGCCTTATTTGGCGTAACAGGCGGATACATCATCGGATTTATTTTTGCTTCAATGGCAGTGGGGTGGGTTAATGAAAAGATGAAAATAAAAAGGTTGCCCTATGCATTCATTCCAATGCTTCTTGGGGTAGGAATTATCTATGCATTTGGCTCATTGCAATTTTCCCTTGTAATGCACACCAGCATGTACGAAACCATGATGATGGCGGTCGTTCCATTCATCGCCCTTGACACGATCAAGGCGTTTGGGGCATCTCTGGCAACTTTCATAATAATGCCAGAAAAGTGA
- a CDS encoding biotin--[acetyl-CoA-carboxylase] ligase: MVKICRYGKVDSTQNVAKELIEEGEEEGLVVIADEQSKGKGRLGRKWISPSDGLYFSVVVKKQGALPLISAVAVAKTLEEFGLRARIKWPNDVLVKNKKIAGIIIELFRNYAIIGIGVNMDTVPLKTSTAIKEQTGKSISKDILLKRILKNFEVEDAFCEYKRLSDTIGRFVRIEMMDGFVEGTAIDIDEHGRLMLKSEGKIRKITSGDCIHLR; encoded by the coding sequence ATGGTCAAGATATGCCGTTATGGTAAAGTTGATTCCACGCAGAATGTTGCGAAAGAATTGATTGAGGAAGGTGAAGAAGAAGGACTTGTGGTTATAGCGGATGAACAGAGCAAAGGGAAAGGAAGGCTGGGAAGGAAATGGATTTCCCCCTCTGATGGATTATATTTTTCAGTCGTTGTAAAAAAACAAGGTGCTTTACCTTTAATTTCTGCCGTTGCAGTTGCAAAAACACTGGAGGAATTTGGCTTACGTGCGAGAATAAAATGGCCTAATGATGTCCTGGTTAAAAACAAAAAAATAGCGGGCATAATTATAGAATTGTTCCGCAACTATGCAATTATTGGAATCGGGGTAAATATGGATACCGTGCCGCTAAAAACCTCGACAGCAATCAAAGAACAGACGGGGAAAAGCATTTCCAAAGATATCCTGTTAAAAAGAATACTAAAGAATTTTGAAGTAGAAGACGCTTTTTGCGAATATAAAAGGCTATCCGATACGATAGGACGGTTTGTCAGGATAGAAATGATGGACGGCTTCGTTGAAGGCACGGCAATAGATATCGACGAGCATGGAAGGTTAATGCTCAAAAGCGAGGGAAAAATAAGGAAAATAACGAGTGGTGATTGCATTCACTTGAGATAG
- a CDS encoding cupin domain-containing protein: MKEIFIKKGEAKFIKSVDEKTFKMLVKSSQMQAITAEMEGGAISEFYRHDGEELHIVLKGKIEYQVGENSYEMEEGDVLWHSSNLPHRAKNIGKEKAIYLTVGVPPTFM, translated from the coding sequence ATGAAAGAAATTTTTATAAAAAAGGGAGAGGCAAAATTTATAAAGAGTGTGGATGAAAAAACCTTCAAGATGCTTGTGAAGTCAAGTCAAATGCAGGCCATTACAGCAGAAATGGAAGGTGGTGCTATATCAGAATTTTACAGGCATGATGGCGAGGAATTGCATATTGTTTTGAAGGGAAAAATAGAATACCAGGTCGGAGAGAATTCGTACGAGATGGAAGAGGGAGACGTGCTGTGGCACAGCTCGAATTTGCCGCATAGGGCAAAGAACATAGGAAAAGAAAAAGCAATCTATCTGACTGTCGGAGTGCCGCCAACGTTCATGTAA
- a CDS encoding sodium ion-translocating decarboxylase subunit beta, with amino-acid sequence MFFETGFEYITLKQVAMIIIGILLLYLAIYKKMEPLLLGPIGFSAILANLSFPGVTGPSELMHFIYVHLISTEIVPLFIFLGIGAMTDFTPLIANPKTFLLGAAAQIGIYCAMFSAIILGFGLTEAAAIGIIGGADGPTTIYTATKLAPNILAPVAVAAYSYMALVPMIQPPVIKALTTKKQRTIKMENLREVKPLEKIIFPIAVTVVVGLLVPSALPLIGMLMFGNLLKVSGVTERLSKSAQNEIINAATVALGLGIGYMMTADKFLNIETVKILFLGIIAFVTATAGGVALGQLFYKISGGKINPMIGAAGVSAVPMSARVVQRIAREEDPDNFLLMHAMGPNVAGVIGSAVAAGVFIGLLG; translated from the coding sequence ATGTTTTTTGAAACGGGTTTTGAGTATATAACGCTGAAGCAGGTTGCTATGATAATCATAGGCATACTTCTATTATATCTTGCAATTTATAAAAAAATGGAGCCGCTGCTTCTCGGTCCGATCGGTTTCTCAGCAATTCTTGCAAATTTATCTTTTCCTGGCGTTACGGGCCCCTCGGAATTGATGCATTTCATTTATGTGCATCTGATAAGTACGGAGATAGTGCCTTTATTTATATTTCTTGGAATCGGGGCAATGACCGACTTTACACCTTTAATAGCAAATCCGAAGACTTTTTTATTAGGGGCGGCGGCCCAGATAGGCATATATTGTGCCATGTTTTCTGCCATCATCTTAGGCTTTGGCCTGACAGAGGCTGCTGCAATAGGGATAATAGGGGGTGCAGACGGCCCTACGACAATTTATACTGCAACAAAGCTCGCCCCGAATATACTTGCGCCTGTTGCCGTAGCAGCATATTCATACATGGCTCTTGTTCCCATGATTCAGCCACCCGTGATAAAGGCTTTGACGACAAAAAAACAGAGAACGATAAAGATGGAGAATTTGAGGGAAGTTAAGCCACTGGAAAAAATTATTTTTCCGATAGCGGTGACGGTGGTCGTTGGCCTGCTCGTTCCGTCTGCCCTTCCATTGATAGGAATGCTCATGTTTGGAAATTTGTTGAAAGTTTCCGGTGTAACGGAGAGGCTTTCAAAATCTGCTCAAAATGAAATAATCAATGCGGCCACTGTGGCACTTGGATTGGGTATAGGTTATATGATGACTGCCGATAAATTCCTGAATATAGAAACAGTAAAAATATTGTTTCTGGGCATCATTGCGTTTGTAACCGCAACCGCTGGAGGAGTAGCCCTTGGCCAGTTGTTTTATAAGATTTCAGGAGGAAAAATAAATCCCATGATAGGGGCTGCCGGTGTATCTGCTGTGCCGATGAGCGCGCGGGTCGTTCAGAGAATAGCAAGGGAGGAAGACCCGGATAACTTTCTTTTAATGCATGCAATGGGACCGAACGTAGCCGGCGTGATAGGGTCGGCTGTAGCCGCTGGGGTGTTTATAGGATTGTTGGGGTGA
- a CDS encoding OadG family transporter subunit: MNAVEVFIVGITIVFLTLSILAVVTFIIGKILSFRQKKDDGGIAAIAAKLHTEGKL, from the coding sequence ATGAATGCGGTGGAAGTTTTTATTGTAGGAATAACAATAGTTTTTTTAACCCTGAGTATTCTTGCCGTCGTTACCTTCATCATCGGAAAAATTTTATCATTCAGGCAAAAAAAAGATGACGGGGGGATTGCTGCAATAGCTGCAAAACTTCATACAGAGGGGAAATTATAA
- a CDS encoding pyruvate/oxaloacetate carboxyltransferase gives MVQLHEQVLRDAHQSLIATRLRTEDMLPICPVMDQIGYFSMEVWGGATFDVCIRYLNEDPWERLKKLKEALPNTPLQMLERAMNIVAYKNFPDDVVEKFIYHAKKDGIDYFRIFDALNDLRNLEKPIKYVKEVGGHAQGSLSYTVSPVHTVERYIEDFKKLESMGCDSLCIKDMAGLVTPKKAYGFIKGAKEAGIKIPIDLHTHCTSGMFGMSYMRACEAGVDILDTSISPFSGGTAQPPTESVVAALRETEYDTGYNLNLLMEARKYFLEVWDKYSYFHKITALRTDPSVTAHQIPGGMLSNLLFQLEQQGAGGKYDEVLAEIPRVRKDFGFPPLVTPTSQIVGIQAVMNVLFGRYKKIPRETKDYVKGMYGKPPGEILEEIYKIILGPNWKDDVIECRPSDLLEPTFDKRKKELEEMGLLKKPEDVLTYAIYPQVGLKFLKGEIKAERLPSVSESVVKRPVFPAPYTIDIDGVRYNVNVKSDYLIEVNGILHNVEIIGEEKTTKEMETRGKGDGKEIEITSPMLGVIIKINVRSGDKVKKGDVIAVLEAMKMENDVLSPADGVVKSVNVSEGKDVEAGNLIAVIQT, from the coding sequence ATGGTTCAATTGCATGAACAAGTTCTCAGGGATGCGCATCAATCGTTGATTGCCACAAGGCTTAGAACTGAAGATATGCTGCCGATATGCCCCGTTATGGATCAGATCGGGTATTTTTCAATGGAAGTATGGGGTGGTGCCACCTTCGATGTCTGCATAAGATACCTGAACGAAGACCCGTGGGAAAGATTAAAAAAGTTGAAAGAGGCTTTGCCCAACACGCCTTTGCAAATGCTGGAGAGGGCAATGAATATAGTTGCCTACAAAAATTTTCCGGATGATGTGGTCGAAAAATTTATTTATCATGCCAAAAAAGACGGAATCGATTATTTCAGGATATTTGATGCGTTGAACGACCTGAGAAACTTAGAAAAGCCGATTAAATATGTCAAGGAAGTTGGTGGTCATGCTCAAGGCTCTCTGAGCTATACGGTAAGCCCTGTCCATACTGTCGAGCGTTACATTGAGGATTTTAAAAAACTGGAATCCATGGGCTGTGATTCTTTATGCATTAAAGACATGGCGGGTTTGGTAACGCCCAAAAAAGCATATGGCTTTATAAAAGGGGCAAAAGAAGCCGGGATAAAAATACCCATAGATTTGCATACTCACTGCACATCGGGCATGTTCGGTATGTCATATATGAGAGCATGCGAGGCGGGCGTTGATATACTGGATACTTCAATTTCTCCATTTTCAGGAGGTACGGCACAGCCCCCAACCGAATCAGTTGTTGCCGCATTAAGAGAAACAGAATATGACACGGGATATAATTTAAACCTGCTCATGGAGGCAAGAAAATATTTTCTTGAAGTGTGGGATAAGTACAGTTACTTTCATAAAATAACGGCATTGAGAACGGATCCTTCTGTAACTGCCCATCAAATACCCGGCGGAATGCTCTCAAATTTATTGTTTCAACTGGAACAACAGGGGGCAGGTGGTAAATACGATGAAGTTTTAGCAGAAATCCCAAGGGTAAGAAAAGATTTTGGTTTTCCCCCATTGGTTACTCCTACCTCTCAGATAGTTGGCATCCAGGCCGTAATGAATGTCCTTTTTGGGAGGTATAAAAAAATACCAAGGGAAACAAAGGACTATGTTAAAGGAATGTACGGCAAGCCACCGGGAGAGATATTGGAAGAAATTTATAAGATAATACTCGGTCCCAACTGGAAAGATGATGTAATAGAATGCAGGCCGTCTGACTTGCTTGAGCCGACGTTCGACAAAAGAAAGAAAGAATTGGAAGAAATGGGTTTGTTGAAGAAGCCGGAGGATGTTTTGACATATGCCATATACCCTCAAGTAGGCCTGAAATTTTTGAAGGGAGAAATAAAAGCAGAGCGATTGCCAAGCGTGTCTGAATCTGTTGTAAAAAGACCCGTTTTTCCTGCCCCTTATACAATAGATATAGACGGGGTTAGGTACAATGTTAATGTAAAATCCGATTATTTGATAGAGGTAAACGGAATTTTGCATAATGTCGAAATAATTGGGGAAGAGAAGACAACAAAGGAGATGGAAACCAGGGGAAAAGGAGATGGTAAAGAAATAGAAATAACATCTCCAATGCTTGGAGTCATAATTAAAATAAATGTGAGAAGTGGTGATAAAGTTAAAAAGGGAGATGTAATAGCTGTCCTGGAAGCGATGAAAATGGAAAACGATGTTTTATCTCCTGCGGACGGAGTCGTAAAATCAGTAAATGTTTCTGAAGGAAAGGATGTTGAAGCAGGAAATTTAATCGCGGTGATACAGACATGA
- a CDS encoding 3-isopropylmalate dehydratase, translated as MKVWKYGDNINTDMLFPGKYTYTCSTPEEIKPHLLEDLDPSFPENVKEGDIVVAGKNFGCGSSREQPVLGLKYVGVEAIVAESFARIFYRAAINQGLVLIECPEAVKAYSEGDTIALNIEKGSIMIGEKTFSFPVLPKEILAIRDAGGLLAYTRLKLKKLKRFKSKTIYP; from the coding sequence ATGAAGGTATGGAAATATGGTGACAACATAAATACTGATATGCTTTTTCCAGGAAAATATACATATACCTGTTCCACGCCCGAGGAAATCAAACCTCATCTTTTAGAGGATCTGGACCCATCATTTCCGGAGAATGTGAAAGAAGGTGATATTGTTGTTGCTGGGAAAAACTTTGGATGCGGCAGTTCAAGGGAGCAGCCTGTTCTTGGTTTAAAATATGTTGGCGTCGAAGCGATAGTGGCTGAGAGTTTTGCAAGAATATTTTACAGGGCAGCAATTAACCAGGGTCTTGTTCTTATAGAATGTCCGGAAGCGGTGAAAGCATACTCGGAAGGCGATACTATTGCATTGAACATCGAAAAAGGAAGTATCATGATTGGAGAAAAAACGTTCTCGTTTCCGGTACTGCCAAAAGAAATACTTGCTATCAGGGATGCAGGTGGTTTATTGGCGTATACAAGATTAAAACTAAAAAAATTAAAAAGATTTAAATCCAAAACAATATATCCTTAG
- a CDS encoding 3-isopropylmalate dehydratase large subunit encodes MGKTFAEKILARKAGAVKGVVPGQIVTVKPDHLLTHDNTAAIIGKISDELDKYGVINPDLSVIVLDHVIPAANEKTANNHKKIRTFVKKHKIKNFFDVGTGVCHQIILEKGFAVPGSLILGSDSHTCSYGAVNVFSTGIDRTEAASIMLTGETWLKVPETIKITIEGKLKPFVSAKDVILYIIGDIGSSGANYCSVEFHGNVSQFSIADRFTIANMGVEAGAKNTVFQVDDVTVEYLKKTGIKDYTPVWADPDASYIKEFTYNLSTIPPMIACPHNVDNVKPVSELAGVEIDQYLIGTCTNGRENDFRIAAEILKGKKISPDVRLLILPASKTVFEKALKNGTIEILSRAGGIILPPGCGPCLGAHQGAMAPGEKCLSTANRNFKGRMGCKQSEIYLASPATVAASAIHGKITDPREVMK; translated from the coding sequence ATGGGGAAAACATTTGCTGAAAAAATCTTAGCTAGAAAGGCAGGGGCTGTTAAGGGTGTTGTGCCGGGGCAAATTGTCACTGTTAAGCCAGATCATCTTTTAACACATGATAATACAGCGGCGATTATTGGAAAAATATCGGATGAACTCGACAAATACGGTGTTATCAACCCTGACTTATCTGTTATTGTTCTTGACCATGTGATTCCTGCGGCAAACGAGAAAACAGCAAACAACCATAAAAAGATACGAACATTCGTGAAAAAACATAAAATAAAAAATTTTTTTGATGTAGGTACGGGGGTATGCCATCAAATTATTTTAGAAAAAGGGTTTGCTGTTCCTGGAAGCCTGATACTTGGGAGTGATTCCCATACATGCTCATACGGTGCTGTTAATGTATTCTCAACGGGTATAGACAGAACTGAAGCCGCTTCAATCATGCTTACGGGTGAAACATGGCTTAAGGTGCCGGAAACAATCAAGATAACAATCGAAGGGAAATTAAAACCCTTTGTTTCGGCAAAGGATGTCATACTTTATATCATAGGCGATATTGGTTCCTCGGGTGCAAATTATTGCTCTGTTGAATTTCATGGAAATGTGAGCCAGTTTTCTATTGCAGATCGGTTTACCATTGCTAACATGGGTGTGGAAGCAGGCGCAAAAAACACTGTTTTCCAGGTTGATGATGTTACTGTTGAATATCTGAAAAAAACAGGCATAAAGGATTATACTCCCGTATGGGCTGATCCTGATGCCTCATATATTAAGGAGTTCACATATAATCTTTCAACAATCCCGCCGATGATTGCCTGCCCCCACAATGTGGACAATGTCAAACCTGTCTCAGAACTTGCCGGCGTTGAAATAGATCAATATCTGATCGGAACATGCACAAATGGCAGGGAAAACGATTTTAGAATCGCGGCTGAAATTTTGAAGGGAAAAAAGATTTCACCAGATGTTAGGCTACTTATACTTCCTGCGTCAAAAACTGTTTTTGAAAAAGCGCTTAAAAACGGTACTATTGAAATCCTGAGCAGGGCAGGTGGAATTATACTTCCGCCAGGATGCGGGCCCTGCCTTGGTGCGCATCAGGGTGCGATGGCGCCAGGTGAAAAATGCCTAAGTACGGCAAACAGAAACTTCAAAGGAAGAATGGGTTGCAAACAGTCTGAGATATATCTTGCCAGTCCTGCTACTGTTGCAGCATCAGCCATTCATGGTAAAATCACTGATCCGAGGGAGGTGATGAAATGA
- a CDS encoding aconitase/3-isopropylmalate dehydratase large subunit family protein, with translation MGKTIIEKIIGKHCNHPVSPGDIVDMGIDARIARDFGGANVVKNLRENNLGIDDPAKTFFTFDCNPTGSDQKYAENQQICRMFARGHNIKVYDINQGIGTHVSIDKGLISPGGTLISTDSHANIVGAVGAFGQGMGDVDIAHAFAFGKVWFKVPPTAKIVLSEMPNKNATSKDIALKILRELGANGLLGYASEIYGDVVNNLGLSDRITISSMATEMGGIILLFPPNQEVINYCKHVKGKEVEPVYADSDAEYEKTVEIDINNIGPMISRPGHPEDAVPVSEVNETKIDSCFIGSCTNGRFEDMAAAAKILKNKKVAPGVVLKIVPSTYAVWKKCLDEGIIDIFTKAGALIGNPGCAGCAAGQIGQNGPGEVTVSTGNRNFPGKQGKGDVYLASPETVASSAVAGVITTKDNIPSKPVVFKTTPAKNITLKKIEERKETSMGVKGVAWVIKKDNVDTDMIFHNKYLSITDIKQMGKHTFENLEGWTDFPENVKEGDIVVAGKNFGCGSSRQQAVECFRSLGISVIIAESFGSIYERNAINSGMPVMTMENASSIIRNRDEIMVDFSIGKIKNLSKNEEYKTTPFSEIQMRIYQRGGILKR, from the coding sequence ATGGGAAAAACAATTATTGAAAAAATCATTGGGAAACACTGCAATCATCCGGTATCCCCGGGCGATATTGTGGATATGGGCATTGATGCACGCATTGCACGTGATTTCGGAGGGGCAAACGTTGTGAAAAATCTCAGGGAAAACAATCTTGGCATTGATGACCCAGCTAAGACATTTTTCACTTTTGACTGCAACCCAACAGGCTCTGATCAAAAATATGCTGAAAACCAGCAGATTTGCAGAATGTTTGCCAGGGGACACAATATCAAAGTATACGATATTAATCAGGGTATTGGTACACATGTATCCATAGACAAAGGGCTGATATCACCTGGCGGAACATTGATTTCTACGGACTCGCATGCAAACATAGTAGGGGCGGTGGGTGCTTTTGGTCAGGGAATGGGTGATGTTGATATTGCACATGCATTTGCATTTGGAAAAGTCTGGTTTAAGGTTCCGCCTACAGCTAAAATAGTTCTGAGTGAAATGCCCAATAAAAACGCAACATCTAAGGATATTGCCCTTAAAATTCTAAGGGAGTTGGGTGCAAACGGGCTTTTGGGTTATGCATCAGAAATTTATGGGGATGTTGTGAATAATTTAGGTCTTTCAGATCGAATAACCATTTCTTCCATGGCAACGGAGATGGGGGGCATCATATTGCTTTTCCCACCAAATCAGGAAGTAATAAATTATTGTAAACATGTAAAAGGTAAAGAGGTTGAGCCTGTTTATGCTGACTCTGATGCAGAATATGAAAAGACAGTGGAGATTGACATAAACAATATAGGGCCTATGATATCACGTCCCGGTCACCCTGAGGATGCTGTTCCAGTATCAGAGGTAAATGAAACAAAGATAGACTCCTGCTTCATAGGCTCCTGCACAAACGGGCGTTTTGAGGACATGGCTGCTGCAGCAAAAATTCTGAAAAACAAAAAGGTTGCACCTGGTGTAGTCCTGAAGATTGTTCCCTCTACCTATGCTGTATGGAAAAAATGTCTTGATGAAGGAATCATTGATATTTTCACAAAGGCAGGGGCGTTAATTGGTAACCCGGGCTGTGCAGGCTGTGCCGCAGGGCAGATCGGTCAGAACGGTCCTGGTGAAGTTACAGTAAGTACTGGGAACAGGAATTTTCCCGGGAAGCAGGGAAAAGGAGATGTTTATCTTGCGTCACCTGAGACAGTAGCATCATCAGCAGTTGCAGGTGTTATCACAACCAAGGATAATATTCCATCAAAACCTGTTGTTTTTAAAACTACTCCAGCAAAAAATATAACCCTCAAAAAAATTGAGGAAAGAAAGGAAACCTCAATGGGTGTGAAAGGGGTTGCATGGGTGATAAAAAAGGACAATGTTGATACAGACATGATATTCCACAACAAATATCTTTCGATAACAGATATAAAACAGATGGGGAAGCATACATTTGAGAATCTTGAGGGGTGGACAGATTTTCCGGAGAATGTGAAAGAAGGTGATATCGTTGTTGCTGGGAAAAACTTTGGATGCGGCAGTTCACGTCAGCAGGCGGTTGAATGTTTCAGAAGTCTTGGCATCTCTGTTATAATTGCCGAGTCATTCGGTTCAATCTACGAAAGAAATGCTATTAACTCAGGTATGCCAGTAATGACAATGGAAAACGCTTCTTCCATCATCAGAAACAGGGATGAGATTATGGTGGATTTCTCAATAGGAAAGATAAAAAATCTTTCAAAAAATGAGGAATACAAGACAACTCCTTTCTCAGAGATTCAGATGAGAATCTATCAAAGGGGAGGTATTCTGAAAAGGTGA